A single region of the Aquipuribacter hungaricus genome encodes:
- a CDS encoding AI-2E family transporter: protein MTPPSRRPKDRWHDSFGGVATRCAQVLLVLAVVVIVAYLGVTLKLVVVPVLIAVLIAAAASPLVSLLARRLPRSLAAGITMLLGIVVLGGVGFLVANAVADQWGQLREGAVEGFQQLTDLVESGPFGLPATDMDEIVSQLEGALQGSAVQSGALTGAAAVAQIATGVLLAVVVLFFLLKDGRVIWTFFRDQLPEREHHRFDLVGTRSAAVMGGYVRGTAAVASVDAVLIGIGLTIVGVPLALPLALLTFVAAFVPVIGAVAAGVVAVLIALVSNGPVDALIVLVIVIVVQQLEGNVLQPILMGHTLSLHPLVILLALTAGSIVAGVIGAVLAVPFAAVAWAAVQASRQAHRDEEEWEAERVRHAEPAVVAADAAPAAADAASSA, encoded by the coding sequence GTGACTCCCCCCTCCCGCCGCCCCAAGGACCGTTGGCACGACAGCTTCGGCGGCGTCGCGACCCGCTGCGCGCAGGTCCTCCTCGTCCTCGCCGTCGTCGTCATCGTCGCCTACCTGGGGGTGACGCTGAAGCTCGTCGTGGTGCCGGTGCTCATCGCCGTGCTCATCGCGGCGGCCGCGAGCCCGCTGGTCAGCCTGCTGGCGCGACGGCTGCCGCGCTCGCTCGCGGCGGGCATCACCATGCTGCTGGGCATCGTCGTGCTCGGCGGGGTCGGCTTCCTCGTCGCCAACGCGGTCGCCGACCAGTGGGGCCAGCTCCGCGAGGGGGCCGTCGAGGGCTTCCAGCAGCTCACCGACCTGGTCGAGAGCGGGCCGTTCGGCCTTCCCGCCACGGACATGGACGAGATCGTCAGCCAGCTCGAGGGGGCGCTGCAGGGCTCGGCCGTGCAGTCCGGGGCCCTCACCGGTGCCGCCGCGGTCGCGCAGATTGCCACCGGCGTGCTGCTCGCCGTCGTCGTCCTGTTCTTCCTGCTCAAGGACGGCCGGGTCATCTGGACCTTCTTCCGCGACCAGCTGCCGGAGCGCGAGCACCACCGCTTCGACCTGGTCGGCACCCGCTCCGCCGCCGTCATGGGCGGCTACGTCCGCGGCACCGCCGCGGTCGCGTCCGTCGACGCCGTGCTCATCGGCATCGGCCTCACCATCGTCGGCGTCCCGCTGGCGCTCCCGCTGGCCCTGCTGACCTTCGTCGCCGCGTTCGTGCCCGTCATCGGTGCCGTCGCCGCCGGCGTGGTGGCCGTGCTCATCGCGCTGGTGTCCAACGGCCCCGTGGACGCGCTGATCGTCCTCGTCATCGTCATCGTCGTGCAGCAGCTCGAGGGCAACGTCCTCCAGCCGATCCTCATGGGCCACACGCTCTCGCTGCACCCGCTCGTCATCCTGCTCGCCCTGACCGCCGGGTCGATCGTCGCCGGCGTCATCGGCGCCGTCCTCGCCGTGCCGTTCGCCGCCGTCGCCTGGGCCGCCGTCCAGGCGTCGCGGCAGGCGCACCGCGACGAGGAGGAGTGGGAGGCCGAACGTGTCCGCCACGCCGAGCCCGCGGTCGTCGCCGCCGACGCCGCCCCGGCCGCGGCCGACGCCGCCAGCTCGGCC
- a CDS encoding class III extradiol ring-cleavage dioxygenase — MEDTVDQTADRMPSLYLGHGAPVLLDDARWTAELAAWSATLPRPRAVLIVSAHWEQAPLSLSATAPGTELVHDYSGFDPKFGRMRYDTPDATALADAVEAMLPDGQTVHRHARRGLDHGAWVPLRVMYPDADLPTLQLSMPTLDPRTLMALGRRLAPLRDEGVLVVGSGFLTHGLPFLTDWRPDATPPGWSAEFDAWAAEALAAGDVDSLLDFRTRAPGMPYAHPTVEHMAPLFVTLGAAQEADGPVETAVDGFFLGLSKRSFQVA, encoded by the coding sequence GTGGAGGACACCGTGGACCAGACCGCCGACCGGATGCCGAGCCTGTACCTGGGCCACGGCGCACCGGTGCTCCTGGACGACGCGCGGTGGACCGCCGAGCTGGCCGCCTGGTCCGCGACGCTTCCCCGACCGCGGGCGGTGCTCATCGTCTCCGCCCACTGGGAGCAGGCGCCGCTGTCGCTGAGCGCCACCGCTCCCGGTACCGAGCTCGTCCACGACTACTCCGGCTTCGACCCGAAGTTCGGGCGGATGCGGTACGACACCCCCGACGCGACGGCGCTGGCCGACGCCGTGGAGGCGATGCTGCCGGACGGGCAGACCGTCCACCGCCACGCCCGCCGCGGCCTGGACCACGGCGCCTGGGTGCCGCTGCGCGTGATGTACCCCGACGCCGACCTGCCGACCCTGCAGCTGTCCATGCCGACTCTCGACCCGCGGACCCTGATGGCGCTGGGCCGCCGGCTGGCACCCCTGCGGGACGAGGGCGTGCTCGTCGTCGGCTCGGGGTTCCTCACCCACGGCCTGCCGTTCCTGACCGACTGGCGCCCCGACGCCACCCCGCCGGGATGGTCCGCGGAGTTCGACGCCTGGGCCGCCGAGGCGCTCGCCGCCGGGGACGTCGACAGCCTGCTGGACTTCCGCACCCGCGCCCCGGGGATGCCCTACGCCCACCCCACCGTGGAGCACATGGCGCCGCTGTTCGTCACCCTCGGCGCGGCCCAGGAGGCCGACGGACCGGTGGAGACCGCCGTCGACGGCTTCTTCCTCGGCCTCAGCAAGCGCTCGTTCCAGGTCGCCTGA
- a CDS encoding MarR family winged helix-turn-helix transcriptional regulator → MTQTRWLDDDEQRAWRALAGVVLRLPTALDAQLARDSGLTHFSYYVLAMLSEAPERTLAMSTLARNANSSQSRLSHAVSRLERSGWVARRPCPGNGRVTLATLTDEGFEKVREAAPGHAAEVVRLVVDDLDAEQVRVLGEACERVLARLDGDCPAEQGPPDGTMAPCTPPTTTSSSSAAATTA, encoded by the coding sequence GTGACGCAGACCCGGTGGCTGGACGACGACGAGCAGCGCGCCTGGCGCGCCCTGGCGGGCGTCGTGCTGCGGCTGCCGACCGCGCTGGACGCCCAGCTCGCCCGCGACAGCGGCCTCACGCACTTCTCGTACTACGTGCTGGCCATGCTCAGCGAGGCCCCCGAGCGCACGCTGGCGATGTCGACGCTCGCCCGCAACGCCAACTCCTCGCAGTCGCGCCTCAGCCACGCCGTCAGCCGGCTCGAGCGCTCCGGCTGGGTGGCCCGCCGCCCCTGCCCCGGCAACGGCCGCGTCACCCTGGCCACGCTCACCGACGAGGGCTTCGAGAAGGTGCGCGAGGCCGCCCCCGGCCACGCCGCGGAGGTCGTCCGCCTGGTCGTCGACGACCTCGACGCCGAGCAGGTCCGCGTCCTCGGCGAGGCCTGCGAGCGCGTGCTCGCCCGGCTGGACGGCGACTGCCCTGCCGAGCAGGGCCCCCCGGACGGCACCATGGCCCCGTGCACACCCCCCACCACGACGTCGTCGTCGTCGGCGGCGGCCACAACGGCCTGA
- a CDS encoding FAD-dependent oxidoreductase — MHTPHHDVVVVGGGHNGLTAAAYLARAGLRTVVLEQQDHLGGASVSAAVFPGVEARLSRYSYLVSLLPQQVRDELGLDLRLVRRRVSSYTPDPRTAGASGLLVSDDRDATTASFERLGAGADRAGWDALYARTARAAAALWPTVTEPLLSREQARERVGDDAVWGLLVGRPVGLSVADAVADDVVRGVVLTDALIGTFADTDADLLANRCFLYHVIGGGTGDWDVPVGGMGAVQAALAAAARAAGAGTVTGARVVSLDPDGRLVVDVDGTEQVLTADRVVWAGAPAGLDAALAAAGATPHAGTALAAPEGSQLKVNMLLRRLPRLRDASVDPRDAFAGTFHVNESASQIATAFAQASAGRLPDVPPCEVYCHTLSDRSVLGADLAASEAQTLTLFGLHMPARLFREDPDGAREQALAATLASIGSVLDEPLEDVLLTGPDGRPCLEVRTPVDLEGDVGLPGGHIFHRDLQWPWAETDEQVGTWGVETVHDRVVLGGAGARRGGGVSGIPGRSAAMSLLAAGDRR, encoded by the coding sequence GTGCACACCCCCCACCACGACGTCGTCGTCGTCGGCGGCGGCCACAACGGCCTGACCGCAGCGGCCTACCTCGCCCGCGCCGGCCTGCGCACGGTCGTCCTCGAGCAGCAGGACCACCTGGGCGGGGCCTCGGTGAGCGCCGCCGTCTTCCCCGGCGTCGAGGCGCGGCTGAGCCGCTACTCCTACCTCGTCAGCCTGCTCCCCCAGCAGGTGCGCGACGAGCTCGGCCTCGACCTGCGGCTGGTCCGCCGGCGGGTGTCGTCCTACACGCCGGACCCGCGCACCGCCGGGGCGTCGGGCCTGCTCGTCAGCGACGACCGGGACGCCACGACCGCGTCCTTCGAGCGGCTGGGCGCCGGCGCGGACCGGGCCGGCTGGGACGCGCTGTACGCCCGCACCGCCCGGGCCGCCGCCGCGCTGTGGCCGACGGTCACCGAGCCGCTGCTGTCGCGCGAGCAGGCCCGCGAGCGCGTCGGCGACGACGCCGTCTGGGGCCTGCTCGTCGGGCGGCCGGTCGGGCTGTCGGTCGCCGACGCCGTCGCCGACGACGTGGTGCGCGGCGTGGTCCTCACCGACGCCCTGATCGGCACCTTCGCCGACACCGACGCCGACCTGCTCGCCAACCGCTGCTTCCTCTACCACGTCATCGGCGGCGGGACGGGCGACTGGGACGTCCCCGTGGGCGGGATGGGCGCGGTGCAGGCCGCGCTCGCTGCGGCGGCCCGGGCTGCCGGGGCGGGCACCGTCACCGGCGCCCGCGTGGTGTCCCTCGACCCGGACGGGCGGCTGGTCGTCGACGTGGACGGGACCGAGCAGGTGCTCACCGCCGACCGGGTGGTCTGGGCAGGCGCCCCGGCCGGGCTCGACGCCGCCCTCGCGGCCGCGGGCGCGACCCCCCACGCCGGCACCGCGCTGGCCGCGCCCGAGGGCTCGCAGCTCAAGGTCAACATGCTGCTGCGGCGGCTGCCCCGGCTGCGCGACGCCTCCGTCGACCCCCGCGACGCCTTCGCCGGGACGTTCCACGTCAACGAGTCGGCGTCGCAGATCGCCACCGCGTTCGCCCAGGCCTCCGCCGGCCGGCTGCCCGACGTCCCGCCGTGCGAGGTGTACTGCCACACCCTGTCCGACCGGTCGGTCCTGGGCGCGGACCTGGCCGCCTCGGAGGCCCAGACGCTCACCCTGTTCGGCCTGCACATGCCGGCGCGGCTGTTCCGCGAGGACCCCGACGGGGCGCGCGAGCAGGCCCTCGCCGCGACGCTCGCCTCGATCGGCTCGGTGCTCGACGAGCCTCTGGAGGACGTCCTGCTCACCGGCCCGGACGGACGGCCCTGCCTGGAGGTGCGCACGCCCGTCGACCTCGAGGGCGACGTCGGCCTGCCCGGCGGGCACATCTTCCACCGCGACCTGCAGTGGCCCTGGGCCGAGACCGACGAGCAGGTCGGCACCTGGGGCGTGGA